The following proteins are co-located in the Xyrauchen texanus isolate HMW12.3.18 chromosome 41, RBS_HiC_50CHRs, whole genome shotgun sequence genome:
- the LOC127634619 gene encoding LOW QUALITY PROTEIN: sorting nexin-16-like (The sequence of the model RefSeq protein was modified relative to this genomic sequence to represent the inferred CDS: inserted 1 base in 1 codon) yields the protein MATPFVPVPVPIHRAPQADNKRAAPPCRSPVPRAGLNGTERAVEYSSYPHPNSPSDTPGLSWEERPITPTVLGYEVMEERAKFTVYKVLVKKTSEESWVVFRRFTDFSRLNDKLKEMFAGFRLSLPPKRWFKDNYGTEFQEDRQLDLQVFLQNLVAHKDIANCVAVREFLCLDDPPAXFDSLEESRVFCETLECNYRLQKELLDKQREISCLKKSLLEKELHIQALEKQINGHVLTPDRPCCVSGAGSSESSVDVESSAVEADQELPDEKE from the exons ATGGCCACACCGTTTGTTCCTGTGCCGGTGCCCATACACAGAGCTCCGCAGGCGGACAATAAGAGAGCCGCCCCGCCGTGTCGGAGTCCCGTCCCCCGCGCCGGACTCAACGGCACCGAACGCGCGGTGGAATATTCCAGTTACCCGCATCCGAACAGCCCGTCAGATACCCCGGGTCTGAGCTGGGAGGAGCGGCCCATCACACCCACTGTGTTGGGGTACGAGGTGATGGAGGAACGGGCCAAATTCACT GTTTATAAAGTTCTGGTGAAGAAGACTTCAGAAGAGAGTTGGGTCGTGTTCAGACGCTTCACAGACTTCTCAAGACTCAACGACAAG CTGAAGgagatgtttgctggattccggCTGTCTCTTCCTCCAAAGCGCTGGTTTAAAGACAACTATGGGACTGAGTTCCAGGAGGACAGACAGCTCGACCTGCAGGTGTTCCTCCAGAATCTCGTGGCCCATAAAGACATCGCCAACTG TGTGGCGGTTCGGGAATTCTTGTGTCTGGATGATCCGCCGG TGTTTGACAGTCTGGAGGAGAGTCGG GTGTTCTGCGAGACACTAGAGTGTAACTACAGACTTCAGAAGGAACTTCTGGACAAACAGAGAGAGATCAGCTGCTTAAAGAAATCTCTGCTGGAGAAAGAGCTTCACATTCAAGCACTGGAAAAACAAATCAA tGGACATGTGCTCACTCCAGACAGGCCGTGTTGTGTGTCTGGTGCGGGCAGCTCTGAGAGCAGTGTGGACGTCGaatcttctgctgttgaagccgATCAGGAGCTGCCGGATGAAAAAGAGTGA